A stretch of Kaistella flava (ex Peng et al. 2021) DNA encodes these proteins:
- a CDS encoding DUF6923 family protein, with product MKKFYFKCLTAIALGMSVFSIAQIAFPACPKDMYLTQYPSGGGTSLYTLDNATNPLTITKIGATTATTIKLNGMGFNPIDNFIYALNIGDNHLYKVDVNFAIYDLGTVTGLPAGDYISGDIDFNGNYYVKANTSAGGQDLYKINITTKTATLIHLSHQIKTADFAYSKDQFLYGVDEITNKLYKIDLRAVTLGNVTIIGDTNHGGDYGAMYADGITGAVYGNRNSDDDFYSFNKTTGAATVVSKSIATIGNDGAHCSTAPILFGVDLAITKTDGKTEYVPNTTNTYTVTVSNAGPFTAINAVVTDLVPTGIPAANVSYTAVASSGSDTSVVGTKTGAINDVVNVQKDGTITYTITMLVPVDFTGNLVNTASVKASVDNVETNMSNNLATDTDCTSVCYELPNTAPGIDSNHGVTLLQRAGADNGNWPMIRKSAYTVLESDTKGFVITRMTTTQINAIVLPQEGMMVFDTDSKCLKLFADGVWSCFNTATCK from the coding sequence ATGAAGAAATTTTATTTTAAATGTTTAACTGCGATTGCTTTAGGAATGAGCGTATTCTCTATAGCACAAATTGCATTTCCTGCTTGTCCGAAAGATATGTATTTAACACAGTATCCTAGCGGTGGTGGTACAAGTCTTTATACTTTAGACAATGCTACCAATCCCTTAACAATAACTAAAATAGGTGCAACCACAGCAACCACTATTAAATTAAATGGGATGGGTTTTAACCCGATCGATAATTTTATTTACGCACTTAATATTGGAGATAATCACTTATATAAAGTCGATGTAAATTTTGCCATTTATGATCTTGGGACAGTTACTGGTTTGCCAGCAGGAGATTATATAAGTGGCGATATTGATTTTAATGGAAATTATTATGTAAAAGCAAATACATCAGCGGGCGGACAAGATCTTTATAAAATCAACATTACTACAAAAACAGCCACTTTGATTCACTTGAGCCACCAAATAAAGACGGCAGATTTTGCTTATAGTAAAGATCAATTCCTATATGGGGTAGATGAAATTACCAATAAATTATATAAAATTGATCTTAGGGCAGTAACGTTAGGGAATGTTACCATTATAGGGGATACTAATCACGGTGGAGATTATGGTGCAATGTACGCAGATGGAATTACGGGTGCAGTTTACGGTAATAGAAATTCTGACGATGATTTTTATAGTTTTAACAAAACCACGGGTGCTGCTACTGTTGTTTCCAAGTCTATTGCTACTATAGGTAATGACGGTGCTCACTGCTCAACGGCACCTATACTATTTGGAGTTGATTTAGCCATCACTAAAACAGATGGTAAAACAGAATACGTTCCTAATACAACCAATACTTACACTGTAACGGTATCTAATGCCGGTCCTTTTACTGCTATAAATGCAGTTGTTACCGATTTGGTACCTACAGGAATTCCTGCAGCGAATGTTTCTTACACTGCCGTAGCATCTTCTGGTAGTGATACTTCTGTAGTGGGTACAAAAACGGGAGCAATTAATGATGTGGTCAATGTTCAAAAAGACGGTACCATTACTTATACCATTACAATGTTAGTACCGGTAGATTTTACGGGAAACTTAGTAAATACAGCATCAGTTAAAGCATCTGTTGATAATGTAGAAACCAATATGTCAAACAACTTAGCAACAGATACGGACTGTACTTCGGTTTGTTATGAACTTCCAAATACAGCTCCTGGAATAGATTCTAACCATGGAGTAACTTTGCTACAAAGAGCCGGTGCAGACAATGGGAATTGGCCAATGATTAGAAAATCTGCTTATACGGTTTTGGAGTCCGATACCAAAGGATTCGTAATTACAAGAATGACGACCACGCAAATTAATGCGATTGTTCTTCCACAGGAAGGAATGATGGTTTTTGATACTGATTCAAAATGTTTGAAGCTTTTTGCAGATGGGGTATGGAGTTGTTTTAATACGGCGACTTGTAAATAA
- a CDS encoding TIGR03915 family putative DNA repair protein, with product MTTLLYDGTFEGLMTAVFEVYEYRFEPAKIIAAENYQTESIFTDHHEVVTNQEKADRVLKKIEINLGKKGVSQLLRVYLSENENAERLILSATSKSIKNPQENILRNFADIDIMDIAKINKSISREVHRMHAFVRFEKLQDEVYFAKIEPDFNVLPLIVSHFKNRYRDQKWMIYDLKRHYGIFYDLNDVQFFEPALEQTQQLKRTENILHEEEIQYQKLWQRYFFKTNIPERKNLKLHVQSLPKRYWKYLTEKL from the coding sequence ATGACGACACTTCTGTACGATGGAACTTTTGAAGGATTAATGACGGCTGTTTTCGAAGTCTACGAATATCGTTTTGAACCCGCAAAAATTATCGCTGCTGAAAATTATCAAACAGAATCTATTTTTACAGACCATCATGAAGTGGTAACCAACCAAGAAAAAGCAGATCGGGTTTTAAAAAAAATAGAAATTAATTTAGGAAAAAAAGGAGTTTCGCAATTACTCCGAGTTTATTTATCTGAAAACGAAAATGCGGAACGATTGATTCTTTCTGCTACTTCTAAATCCATTAAGAATCCACAGGAAAACATACTTCGAAATTTTGCAGATATCGACATCATGGATATTGCAAAAATCAATAAATCAATCAGCAGGGAAGTTCATCGAATGCATGCGTTCGTTCGGTTTGAAAAATTACAAGATGAAGTTTATTTCGCTAAAATCGAACCTGATTTTAATGTCCTACCTTTAATAGTCAGCCATTTTAAAAACAGATATCGAGATCAGAAATGGATGATTTACGATTTGAAAAGACATTACGGAATTTTCTATGATTTAAATGACGTTCAATTTTTTGAACCTGCTTTAGAACAGACTCAGCAGTTGAAAAGAACTGAAAATATCTTGCACGAAGAAGAAATTCAGTACCAGAAATTGTGGCAACGTTATTTCTTTAAAACGAATATTCCAGAGCGAAAAAATTTAAAGCTTCATGTACAGTCTTTACCTAAAAGATACTGGAAATACTTAACGGAGAAATTGTAA
- a CDS encoding peroxiredoxin family protein, whose translation MTRKLLVVVLVFLLYGIFFGQVISGNLAQLANQEVKLEGFNGLTTYPISNTKLDDQGNFNISYSKSDRGIGYLIAADNKPLFVILSGENFEIKGETLSDTESIKILKGQENKWFEQYTAEHRKREQALSAWIYLEKMYATDILFAKQQSLHQSIQKERQRIQDEDTSYLASLPKNSYVSWFLPIRKLVSSVSLVAQYRPEEIPSTLAAFRKLDYADARLYKSGLFKDAIDNHFWLLENSGKPLYGIVVEMKTSIDVLYKNASNDNAKLNEVTTYLFDLLERQSLFQASEYLALKVLNGSAFTVDKNLAQKLEMYHTMKNGNTAPDILFKGDILAPGYEPKNSPKKLSDIKSKYTVVVFGAGWCPKCTEELPEIAEFYSKWKQKSIEVVFVSLDENKLQYEGFAK comes from the coding sequence ATGACAAGAAAATTACTTGTGGTCGTTTTGGTATTTCTTTTATATGGAATTTTTTTTGGACAGGTTATCTCTGGTAATCTAGCCCAGCTTGCGAATCAGGAAGTGAAACTTGAAGGTTTTAATGGTCTGACAACCTATCCTATTAGCAATACAAAATTGGATGATCAAGGAAACTTTAATATCAGTTATTCAAAATCTGATAGAGGTATCGGATATTTAATTGCCGCAGACAACAAACCACTTTTTGTAATTTTAAGTGGTGAAAATTTTGAAATAAAAGGAGAGACCCTGAGTGATACTGAATCGATCAAGATACTAAAAGGGCAAGAGAATAAGTGGTTTGAACAGTATACAGCGGAGCATCGCAAAAGAGAACAGGCGTTGAGTGCATGGATTTATTTAGAAAAAATGTATGCGACAGACATATTGTTTGCAAAACAGCAATCTCTACATCAATCCATTCAAAAAGAAAGACAAAGAATTCAAGATGAAGATACGTCCTATCTAGCTAGTCTGCCAAAAAACAGTTACGTAAGTTGGTTTTTACCTATCCGGAAATTGGTAAGTTCGGTTTCGCTAGTTGCTCAATATCGTCCGGAAGAAATCCCTTCAACACTCGCTGCTTTTCGTAAATTGGACTATGCAGATGCACGACTTTATAAAAGTGGCTTATTTAAAGATGCTATTGATAATCATTTTTGGCTTTTAGAAAATAGCGGCAAACCATTGTATGGTATAGTGGTGGAAATGAAAACGTCCATTGATGTACTATATAAGAATGCTTCTAATGATAATGCGAAATTAAATGAGGTCACAACTTACCTCTTCGATCTACTCGAAAGACAAAGCTTGTTTCAAGCTTCAGAATACTTAGCTTTAAAAGTGTTAAATGGCTCCGCTTTCACTGTAGATAAAAATCTGGCTCAGAAACTGGAAATGTACCATACCATGAAAAACGGAAATACTGCTCCTGATATTTTATTTAAAGGAGATATTTTAGCTCCTGGTTATGAACCGAAAAATAGTCCCAAAAAATTATCGGATATTAAAAGTAAATATACCGTTGTTGTGTTTGGCGCAGGTTGGTGTCCCAAATGCACAGAAGAGCTTCCTGAAATAGCAGAGTTTTACAGTAAATGGAAGCAAAAGAGTATTGAAGTAGTGTTTGTTTCTCTTGATGAAAATAAGCTTCAATATGAGGGCTTTGCCAAATAA
- a CDS encoding FISUMP domain-containing protein, whose translation MKSIFAIILLTAIAGVNAQVIIGDAVGTATNKTSVLLEFAAKHNKGIIVPYVRTLPLPVSSTGGTILLDASTVTAARMKFFDGTIWKDLSGQNADISGVLATQPTGVTETNSKAVIGAQSSSADGVLVLESTTKAMVLPIVADVQDIPSPSPGMMVYVDRAGAKRLAVFNGDRWSFWKTIPVVTSLKTGKIWMDRNLGATQVATASNDAASYGDLYQWGRGADGHQLRTSAATTTLSSADTSESGSFIVSIPPSDWRSPKNDNLWQGVSGINNPCPIGFRLPTIAELENERQSWISNDAAGALASPLKLPMAGYRKSNGNNVGILTNVGSYGYYWTSSVASGSARYVGLNMSTTTNTTTHRADGLSIRCIKD comes from the coding sequence ATGAAAAGTATATTCGCAATTATATTATTAACCGCAATTGCTGGTGTTAATGCACAGGTGATTATCGGTGATGCTGTGGGAACAGCAACCAATAAAACCTCGGTATTGTTAGAATTTGCCGCCAAACACAACAAAGGAATAATTGTCCCTTATGTTAGAACTTTGCCGTTGCCGGTTAGCTCAACAGGAGGAACCATATTATTGGATGCCAGCACAGTTACAGCTGCAAGAATGAAGTTTTTTGACGGAACTATTTGGAAAGATCTAAGTGGACAAAACGCAGATATATCTGGTGTTTTAGCCACGCAGCCAACCGGAGTTACAGAAACTAATTCCAAAGCGGTTATAGGAGCGCAGTCAAGTTCTGCAGATGGAGTTTTGGTTTTAGAATCAACAACCAAAGCGATGGTATTGCCAATTGTGGCAGATGTTCAAGATATCCCAAGTCCTTCGCCGGGGATGATGGTTTATGTTGACAGAGCAGGTGCTAAAAGACTCGCTGTTTTCAATGGTGACAGATGGTCCTTCTGGAAGACGATTCCCGTTGTCACTTCACTCAAAACCGGCAAAATCTGGATGGACAGAAACTTAGGTGCTACTCAGGTAGCTACCGCTTCTAATGATGCTGCTTCTTATGGTGATTTATACCAATGGGGGAGAGGAGCAGATGGACACCAGTTAAGAACTTCTGCTGCTACCACTACTTTAAGCAGCGCCGATACCTCTGAAAGTGGTAGTTTTATCGTCAGTATCCCACCTTCTGATTGGCGTTCACCGAAAAATGATAATTTATGGCAAGGGGTTAGTGGTATCAATAATCCTTGTCCAATTGGTTTTCGTTTACCAACAATCGCAGAGCTTGAAAACGAGAGGCAAAGTTGGATCTCCAATGATGCAGCAGGAGCTTTAGCTTCACCTCTAAAATTACCAATGGCAGGCTACCGGAAGTCTAACGGTAACAATGTTGGTATACTTACAAATGTTGGCTCATATGGGTATTATTGGACTAGTTCAGTTGCAAGTGGAAGTGCCCGATATGTAGGGTTAAACATGTCAACAACCACTAATACTACGACCCACCGGGCAGATGGATTATCCATTCGTTGTATTAAGGATTGA
- a CDS encoding putative DNA modification/repair radical SAM protein: MNFPRLQEKLEILADAAKYDVSCSSSGGNRKNKNGGLGDSHASGICHSYTEDGRCVSLLKILLTNHCIYDCAYCVSRKSNDIKRAAFTVEEVVDLTINFYRRNYIEGLFLSSGIFKDADTTMERLVRVAKKLRTEHKFNGYIHLKSIPGASDDLMKEAGLYADRLSINLEIPTTKGLKLLAPEKSHDQMIKPMGFIKNELILYKEERKIFKHVPKFAPAGQSTQVIVGATNETDLKIIKVADHFYQNFNLKRVYYSGYVPMLEDKRLPSIDSQVPMLRENRLYQADWLMRFYGFKADEILEKSNPFLDLEVDPKLAWALRHREQFPVNINTAPKEMILRVPGIGRKSMYKILTARNFQKLNLEHLQKMGVATNRAKYFVEFEAQNIFNKYIDDLNFRKIILQGMKSKFQNPHSQQLSLF; encoded by the coding sequence ATGAATTTTCCACGCCTTCAAGAAAAACTCGAAATCTTAGCCGACGCAGCAAAATATGATGTTTCGTGTTCTTCGAGTGGTGGAAATCGGAAAAATAAAAATGGTGGTTTAGGCGACAGTCACGCTTCGGGGATTTGCCATTCCTATACTGAAGATGGCCGTTGCGTTTCATTGCTGAAAATCCTTTTGACCAATCACTGCATTTACGATTGCGCTTATTGTGTATCCCGAAAATCCAATGATATTAAAAGAGCCGCTTTCACCGTAGAAGAAGTCGTTGATTTAACGATTAACTTTTATCGTCGTAATTATATTGAAGGATTATTTCTAAGTTCTGGAATTTTTAAAGATGCTGACACCACAATGGAACGTTTGGTTCGGGTGGCAAAGAAACTGCGCACCGAGCATAAATTCAATGGCTATATTCATTTGAAATCAATTCCGGGTGCAAGTGACGATTTAATGAAAGAAGCTGGATTATATGCGGATCGACTTTCTATTAATTTAGAAATTCCGACGACGAAAGGTTTAAAATTATTGGCTCCCGAAAAATCGCACGATCAAATGATTAAACCGATGGGTTTTATTAAAAATGAACTCATACTATATAAAGAAGAAAGAAAGATTTTCAAACATGTACCGAAGTTTGCACCGGCTGGACAAAGCACTCAAGTAATTGTTGGCGCAACCAATGAAACGGATTTGAAAATAATCAAAGTTGCCGATCATTTCTATCAGAATTTTAATTTAAAAAGAGTGTATTATTCTGGCTACGTTCCGATGTTGGAAGATAAAAGATTACCTTCTATTGATTCACAAGTTCCAATGTTGCGCGAAAACCGACTATATCAGGCAGATTGGCTCATGCGATTTTATGGTTTTAAAGCAGATGAGATTTTAGAGAAAAGCAATCCGTTCCTAGATTTAGAAGTTGATCCTAAATTAGCCTGGGCCTTGAGACATCGCGAACAGTTTCCAGTGAATATCAACACTGCTCCTAAAGAGATGATTTTACGAGTCCCTGGAATTGGTCGGAAATCGATGTACAAGATTTTAACTGCCCGTAATTTTCAAAAATTAAATTTGGAGCATTTGCAAAAAATGGGTGTCGCTACCAATCGTGCAAAATATTTCGTAGAATTTGAAGCGCAAAATATTTTCAATAAATATATCGACGATTTAAATTTTAGAAAAATAATTCTGCAAGGAATGAAATCAAAATTTCAAAATCCACATTCTCAACAACTGAGCCTTTTCTAA
- the rpoB gene encoding DNA-directed RNA polymerase subunit beta, translating to MSKSKAVAKTQANERINFSEAKGKIVTPDFLDIQIQSFKEFFQLDTLPEQRLKESLYKTFEENFPITDSRNNFVLEFLDYLVDSPRYSRDECVERGLTYSVPLKARLKLYCTDPEHEDFQTVVQDVYLGPVPYMTPSGSFIINGAERVIVTQLHRSPGVFFGQTYHANGTKLYYSRIIPFKGSWMEFTTDINNVMFAYIDRKKKLPLTTLLRAIGYESDKDILQIFDLAEEVKVSKAALKKVEGRVLAARVLNTWFEDFVDEDTGEVVSIERNEIILDRETVLEKEHVEMIIESGVKSILIHKENSHEFSIIQNTLQKDPTNSEKEAVEYIYRQLRNADPPDEETARGIIEKLFFSEQRYSLGEVGRYRLNKKLGLNIPEKTEVLTKDDIIAIVRHLIQLVNSKTEVDDIDHLSNRRIKTVGEQLSGQFGVGLSRIARTIRERMNVRDNEIFTPIDLVNAKTLTSVINSFFGTNQLSQFMDQTNPLSEITHKRRLSALGPGGLSRERAGFEVRDVHHTHYGRICPIETPEGPNIGLISSLGIYAKINTLGFIETPYRKVENGKVDLKGAQIYLNAEDEEDRTIAQANIEMKDDGTILTERVIARLDGDYPVVEPQQVDLIDVAPNQISGISASLIPFLEHDDANRALMGSNMMRQAVPLLKPEAPIVGTGLEKQVASDSRVLINAEGNGIVEYVDADKITIKYDRTDDQNLVSFESGTKTYKLTKFRKTNQSTTITLRPNVRVGDKVEKGQVLCDGYATENGELAIGRNLTVAFMPWKGYNFEDAIVINEKVVREDWFTSIHVDEYTLEVRDTKLGMEELTADIPNVSEEATKDLDENGMIRIGADVKPGDIMIGKITPKGESDPTPEEKLLRAIFGDKAGDVKDASLKADSSLRGVVINKKLFSRNIKDKKKRSEEKLKLEEIENTYKAKFDELRGTLLEKLGTLVNGKTSQGVNNDLAEEIIGKGVKFTTKLLQSVEDYVNVSGADWTVDAERNELVKQLIHNYKIRYNDLNGVKNREKFAISIGDELPAGIIKLAKVYVAKKRKLNVGDKMAGRHGNKGIVSRIVREEDMPFLEDGTPVDIVLNPLGVPSRMNIGQIYETVLGWAGQKLGLKFATPIFDGASLEQITEYTEQAGLPKYGSTYLYDGGTGERFAQPATVGIIYMLKLGHMVDDKMHARSIGPYSLITQQPLGGKAQFGGQRFGEMEVWALEAFGASNILREILTVKSDDVIGRAKTYEAIAKGEAMPEPGIPESFNVLLHELQGLGLDVRLEE from the coding sequence ATGAGTAAATCTAAAGCAGTCGCTAAAACTCAGGCTAACGAAAGAATCAATTTCTCCGAAGCAAAAGGGAAAATTGTTACTCCTGACTTTTTGGACATTCAGATCCAATCTTTCAAAGAATTTTTCCAGTTGGATACCCTTCCGGAGCAGAGACTCAAAGAATCTTTGTACAAAACCTTTGAAGAGAATTTCCCAATTACCGATTCTAGAAACAATTTCGTTTTAGAATTTTTGGATTATTTGGTAGATTCGCCACGATACTCGAGAGACGAGTGTGTAGAAAGAGGTTTAACCTACTCGGTTCCTCTTAAAGCCAGACTTAAATTGTATTGTACCGATCCGGAACACGAAGATTTCCAAACGGTAGTACAGGATGTTTATTTAGGACCAGTTCCTTATATGACGCCGTCTGGATCATTTATTATTAATGGTGCTGAGCGTGTTATTGTAACGCAGTTACACCGTTCACCAGGGGTTTTCTTTGGTCAAACGTACCACGCCAACGGAACTAAATTATACTATTCTAGAATTATTCCTTTTAAAGGATCTTGGATGGAATTTACAACCGACATTAATAATGTAATGTTCGCGTATATCGACCGTAAGAAAAAATTACCATTAACAACTTTGTTAAGAGCTATCGGATACGAATCTGATAAAGACATCTTACAAATTTTTGACCTTGCTGAAGAAGTGAAAGTTTCTAAAGCAGCTTTGAAAAAAGTAGAAGGACGCGTTCTTGCAGCGAGAGTTTTGAACACTTGGTTCGAAGATTTCGTTGATGAAGATACTGGTGAAGTAGTTTCTATTGAAAGAAATGAGATCATCTTAGACAGAGAAACAGTTCTTGAAAAAGAGCATGTTGAAATGATTATTGAGTCTGGTGTGAAATCAATTTTGATTCACAAAGAAAATTCGCACGAATTCTCAATCATCCAAAATACTTTACAAAAAGATCCAACCAACTCCGAAAAAGAAGCGGTTGAATATATTTATCGTCAGTTGCGTAACGCAGATCCGCCCGATGAAGAAACTGCACGTGGAATTATTGAAAAATTATTCTTCTCTGAGCAACGTTATTCATTAGGAGAAGTTGGTCGTTACAGATTGAACAAAAAATTAGGATTAAATATTCCTGAGAAAACTGAAGTTTTAACCAAAGATGATATCATCGCGATCGTAAGACACTTGATTCAATTGGTTAACTCTAAAACGGAAGTTGATGATATTGATCACTTGTCAAACAGACGTATTAAAACTGTTGGTGAGCAATTATCAGGACAGTTTGGTGTAGGTCTTTCGAGAATTGCAAGAACAATCCGTGAGAGAATGAACGTTAGAGATAACGAGATCTTTACGCCGATTGACTTGGTTAACGCGAAAACTTTAACCTCAGTAATTAACTCGTTCTTCGGAACCAACCAGTTGTCTCAGTTCATGGACCAAACCAATCCTCTATCAGAAATCACGCACAAGCGTAGACTTTCTGCCCTGGGACCTGGTGGACTTTCAAGAGAGAGAGCAGGATTTGAGGTACGTGACGTTCACCATACTCACTACGGTCGTATTTGTCCGATTGAAACTCCAGAGGGACCAAACATTGGTTTGATTTCTTCTTTAGGTATTTATGCAAAAATCAATACTTTAGGTTTCATCGAAACGCCATACAGAAAAGTAGAAAATGGTAAAGTTGACTTGAAAGGTGCTCAGATTTATTTGAATGCTGAAGATGAAGAAGACAGAACTATTGCTCAGGCAAATATCGAAATGAAAGATGATGGGACAATCCTTACTGAAAGAGTTATTGCTCGTTTAGATGGTGATTATCCAGTTGTTGAGCCTCAGCAGGTCGATTTAATTGATGTTGCACCAAACCAGATTTCTGGTATTTCTGCATCATTGATTCCTTTCTTGGAGCATGATGATGCGAATAGAGCATTGATGGGATCGAATATGATGCGTCAGGCAGTTCCATTGTTGAAACCAGAAGCACCGATTGTTGGTACAGGTTTGGAAAAACAAGTAGCTAGTGACTCTAGAGTTTTGATCAATGCAGAAGGTAACGGTATTGTAGAATATGTAGATGCTGATAAAATCACCATTAAATATGATAGAACTGATGACCAGAATTTAGTTTCTTTTGAATCAGGTACTAAGACTTATAAATTGACCAAATTCCGTAAAACCAACCAGAGTACGACCATTACTTTGAGACCAAACGTAAGAGTAGGTGACAAAGTGGAAAAAGGTCAGGTTCTTTGCGACGGTTATGCAACTGAAAATGGTGAATTAGCAATAGGTAGAAACCTTACTGTAGCATTTATGCCATGGAAAGGGTACAACTTTGAGGATGCGATCGTAATTAATGAAAAAGTAGTTCGTGAGGACTGGTTTACTTCAATTCACGTTGATGAATATACGCTGGAAGTTCGTGATACCAAATTAGGTATGGAAGAATTAACTGCAGATATTCCTAACGTTTCTGAAGAAGCAACCAAAGACTTAGACGAAAACGGTATGATTAGAATCGGTGCTGATGTGAAGCCTGGTGATATCATGATTGGTAAGATTACTCCAAAAGGGGAATCAGATCCAACTCCGGAAGAAAAATTATTGAGAGCGATTTTCGGTGACAAAGCTGGAGATGTAAAAGATGCTTCGTTAAAAGCAGATTCTTCATTAAGAGGAGTTGTTATTAACAAGAAGTTATTCTCAAGAAATATCAAAGACAAAAAGAAAAGATCCGAAGAGAAATTAAAACTTGAGGAAATCGAAAACACGTACAAAGCGAAATTCGACGAATTGAGAGGAACACTTCTTGAAAAATTAGGAACTTTAGTAAACGGTAAAACTTCTCAGGGAGTGAATAACGATTTAGCTGAAGAGATCATCGGAAAAGGCGTGAAGTTTACAACCAAATTGCTTCAATCTGTTGAAGATTATGTAAACGTAAGCGGTGCTGATTGGACTGTAGATGCTGAACGTAACGAATTGGTTAAACAATTAATTCACAACTATAAGATCAGATATAACGATCTTAATGGAGTTAAAAATCGTGAGAAATTCGCAATTTCAATCGGTGATGAACTTCCTGCAGGAATCATCAAGTTAGCGAAAGTTTATGTTGCTAAAAAACGTAAACTGAACGTTGGTGATAAAATGGCGGGACGTCACGGTAACAAAGGTATTGTATCAAGAATTGTTCGTGAAGAAGACATGCCGTTCCTGGAAGACGGAACTCCGGTAGATATCGTATTGAATCCACTGGGTGTACCTTCTCGTATGAACATTGGACAGATTTATGAAACCGTTTTAGGTTGGGCTGGACAAAAATTAGGGTTGAAATTTGCAACTCCAATTTTCGACGGTGCAAGTTTAGAGCAGATTACTGAATATACAGAACAAGCAGGTTTACCAAAATATGGTAGTACTTATCTATATGACGGTGGAACAGGTGAAAGATTCGCACAGCCAGCAACGGTTGGGATTATTTATATGTTGAAACTTGGTCACATGGTAGATGACAAAATGCACGCACGTTCTATCGGACCTTATTCATTAATTACGCAACAGCCGTTAGGAGGTAAAGCGCAGTTTGGTGGACAAAGATTCGGTGAGATGGAGGTTTGGGCATTAGAGGCATTTGGTGCTTCCAATATCCTTAGAGAAATCTTGACTGTAAAATCAGATGATGTGATTGGTAGAGCAAAAACTTACGAAGCGATTGCGAAAGGAGAAGCAATGCCTGAACCAGGTATTCCAGAATCTTTCAACGTATTACTTCATGAGTTGCAAGGTCTTGGTCTTGATGTAAGACTAGAAGAATAG